In Cytobacillus sp. IB215665, the genomic window TTACGCCCTTCTATCCTTGTAAGCGTAAAGCATATCGCCAAAAATAAAAAATATATCCTCTATTGTGCTGCAATGATATTCTTTTGGTTCATGTTTTCGCAGCTAACAGTATCCATCCCGCTACATATGTATAACTTAACTAGTAGTGAGAGGTATGTTAGTTTAGTCATCACAATAAATGCTATAACAGGACTGATAGTAATGATTATGATCAAACAATTATTTCTTAGAATGCACATCTACAGTCTACTTACAATAGGTGTACTCACCATGTCATTTTCTTTGTTAATGATCAGTTTCATTTCATCGCCATATTGGTTATTAATATGTATAGTCGTATTTACGATAGGTGAAACGTTTGTATTACCTTCATCCGACATTGCAATTTCAGAATTTACCTACGGGCAGTTTCAGGGTTCATATTTTGGTTTTTTTGAAATATCCTTTGCTATTGGAGCAACTTTAGGAAATTTTACAGGTACTTTTTTGTTGAAAACCTTTCCTAATAGTATGTTGCCTTGGATTATTTTTTCTAGTGTAGGAGTCATTAACTTTGTGCTTCTTACTATTTTGAGAAGAACTTCTGCAGCTAGCCCCGTAATGAAGGAAGAAGTCGTATAAATGTAAAATGATTTTCAATTTTTACTTTATTTTATACGTATCTACTAATTATTAAAGGATCCTTTCACAGTTAATATCATAGTAAGATTGGAAGTAGGAGTTAATCAATGAGCAGAGATAGGTATACAGTTGACAATGATTATCAATATCATATATACTAATCATATATTAATGATAACTATTATCAATTAAATATTTCTGCTCTTTACCTGAGGGAGGATTAACAATGTCAACAGTGCTTATCATTTACGCGAGTATGTCTGGTAATACTGAATCGATAGCTGATTTAATAGAAGAAGGGATACAGGGCGAAGGTGTAACAGTTGAAAAGAAAGATGTCTTTGATGTAGATATAAATATAATAGATAAATATAATTCAATCATATTTGGATCATATACTTGGGGGGATGGGGAGCTTCCAGATGAATTTTTAGATTTTTATGATGAGTTAACTGAGGTAGATTTGTCTGGGAAGGATTTTGCAGTGTTTGGTTCAGGAGATAGGTCTTATAAAATATACTGCGGAGCTGTTGATATTTTTGAGTCAGCTATATTACAACAAGGTGGAATGCTCGTCCAAGAGAGCTTAAAGATTGAGGACAGTCCTCAAGGCGAAGAAATAGAAAAATGTAAGCTGTTTGGAAGGGAGTTTGTTCGGAATATTAGAAAATAGGTTTAGTAGAAGTAATGACTTACCTTAGAACAGTTCAACTAAGAAAAGGTAATGGCTTATAATATATATTTTAGTAATTAAAGAGCTTAGCAATTCTACTAGGCTCTTATCTGTCGTAATTAAGTATTATATTATTTTGTATATTTATTGTTAAACTAAGCAAGGTTATACTATCTTTACTTTAGTGCCAATTGGAATTCGATCAAATAACCATTCAATTTTTTCATTTTCCATTCGAACGCAACCTTGTGTTACATATTCTCCAATAGATCCAGGGTTTATCGTCCCATGTATACCATATGTTCTGCCTGTTGTGCCTGGTACACTTAGACCTAACCACCTACTGCCTAAAGGATTTGACGGATCTCCACCTGGAATATTTTTAGCGGTGTATGACGGTTCAACAAATTTAGTAATGATTTCAAACATACCCGAAGGAGTTGATAGATTTTCTCCCGTTGAAACTGTTGTTTTGAAAAATTCATCACCATTTTTATATGCAATAAGAATATTATTAGATCTATTGATTTCTATTAAATAGTTAGCATTTACAGTCGGGCTATTTTCAATTATAGCTGTTTGATGTTGTTTAAAAATATTAGGTATGATTAATGTTTCACCACTTTTTATTGATTCGATATTACCATTTATTTCACTTATTTCTTGAACATAATACGCTAGTTGATAATATGTATTCATAATACTATATAGCGTTTCTGCTTGTTGAACGGTATGTACTACGATCCCGCTACTAGTAGGTATTTCAATATTAATACCGGCTTTTACATCGGTCTCAGGGTTAAGTATAGTATTATATTCCATTATGTAGTTTAATAGATTAGATTTACTATAGAATTTTCTCGCTACCTCATATAATGTGTCACCTTCTTGTACAGTATAAACAGCTAATTTGTCCGGATTTGGAACAACGATTTGCATTCCTTCTCTGACATCTAATTCAGGATGCGTAATATTATTATATGATTGTATAAATTCAGTGCTATTTTCATTGTAAAATAATTTAGAAATTTGAAAAAGTGTTACTCCCTTTGAAATCTCATATTGGATGGAGATCTGTTTACGGCTATTAATTGATGCCTCCGTAGAACTTAAAAGGGTTTCTGAAGACTGTTTACTCTCTATTTTAGTAGATTGTACCTCTTCTGTATTTGTAGATGCAGATTCAGCAACAGGCTCTGTAACCTCTACAACCTCTACAATTTCTTGTACTTCTACTACAGAAGCTTCACTGATACTACTTGACTCTGTGCTGGTAGTATTTTCGGTAGACAAGTCTTGATTTTCTTGTACGGTCTCATTAGTATGTGAATTTAAACCTTCTATCTCGTCATTATTTTTATCAGCTGCTATTTCTTGCTCTAACTTCTTGCTTTCAAGTTGTGCTTCAGCACTTGCTTCTGTTGGATTATTAGCTCTAAATAAATAATTTCCTGTCACTATTGTTATGAAGATAATAAAAAGAATTGCATAAATCGTCATTTTACGTGTTATAAAATTATTTTCTGCACTAGCGTTTGTTTGATCTTGCAAAATATCACCTCATTTGTCGAAAATACACCTCCCTTATTTTACATTTGTATCATAATCTTTCCTATAGGATGATTCACTTATTTTTCTTTGTTCCTTAGGTTGAAGGATACTTTTGACCTACCAATTTTGAGTCTATCTACTTATAAATGGAAAATTATAAATGAAGAAATGAGGAAGAGATTTTATTATTAATCGTTACTTATAGGTCAAAATGAACTACTTTGTTGTACAGAGGGAATAGAGTTAAATGTAACGATTGAAAAAAAAACAGAATGAAGTTGTTATGTTAACTATGAAAATTTATGAATCTGTGAGAAAGATGGAATGTGCAAAAACAATTAAATGAACATATTTTGTATGTACAGGGTAATCATGTAGTGATGCAATTTTTTTATGGATGTAAAGAGCTTATTGAGAAAGAGCTGAATCTTATTTAGCCAACAATTCTACTGTATGGTAAAAAAGTATGATAATTGATAGATTAATTAACATTTCAATACAAAATGAATAAAAGCTTATTGTAATGGTGGCAACAGGTAAATCAAGAAGAAAAAATGAGTAGCCATTACAGTTGATAATAAAGGAACTATGAGTATGGTTTAATAAAGAAAAGAGGTTAATGATGCATTTAATCATTGGTTGATAAAATATAACACGTATTAATCTAGCGTTCGAGGCAGCTTTTCTACATATACAATTTAAATTTTCAAAACTCATCGTACTGTCTATTTTTAAGTAATAATAGCTACAAAGTTTACGCAGAAAATCCCTAAAATTATATAGAAGTAGTAATTAGATAAACTGTTAAGTAAACTTGACTAAATTATCCGAAAATTGGTAAAATTAAGTGATATTTAATGTTTTAGTAGTACTTTCTAAAATAAAAAAAGAGGTGGGGAAAATGAAAAGTCAAAACTTTAAGAACCATGTTCGTATGCATCCAATTTATCATTACATAGGAGCGCCACTTGTAACAGTAGTATTTATTGCAACACTTGTCAATTTAATTATGGCGATTTATAGCGGTGAAGGGGTTTTAACAGCTTTATTGTGGTTAGCTATTACATTAGGCTTATTTATAACATTTTCTTTAGTAAGACTATATTCAACGAAGTTGCAAGATCGAATCATACGTTCAGAAGAGAATTTTCGTCATTATACTCTTACGAATACAATGCTAAATTCAAGGTTAACGATCAAACAAATTATTGCTTTGCGTTTTGCGAGTGATGATGAGTTCCCAGCTTTATGTGAACGTACTATTAAAGAAAATCTACAACCTAAAGATATAAAAAAAGCAGTAAAGCATTGGCGTGGAGACCACTATCGTGTATAGATATAGATGATTTAAAATATTCTAATAAATAAGCTTATAATTGAGGACTAGTTTTAGTCCTTTTTTAAATTGTGAATTTACTCGGTATTGTCGTACAACACAGATTGGTTTGTAATGAAGTAATTGGTATTCAATGAAATACCACTATTAACGAATATATTTTATCAACTTTCACTGGAATGTAAAGGAGCTTACTTCTAAAATAACAACTATATAATTTGTAAATAGTTAGTACTATATTTAAGCAACAAATATAAAATATAGAAGGCATACCACATATGAGTCAAGAAAACCAAGTGGTATGCCTTGTAGAAAGGTCTTCGGTTCAACTGCATTAGTTAGTTAATAAGCACAATCTTCTTCCAACTGTATTTATTAAAGATGAAAAGATCCCTACTTGCCAATAAACATCTGTACCCAATAGTAACCATGTGAACCACCTTCAGTAAATCCAATACCAATTTCAGTATAGTTAGATGAAAGAATGTTTTTACGATGACCGTCACTGTTCATCCATCCAGTTACAACTTCTTCTGGAGTTGATTGCCCAGCTGCGATATTTTCTGCTGCGCTAGTCCACTGTACACCGAATTGCTTCAGCATATCGAATGGACTTCCATATGTGGGAGATGTATGTGAAAAATAGTTCTGATCACGCATATCTTCAGCTTTTATTTGAGCTACTTCGGTTACTTCAGTAGATAGTTCAAGTGGATGTATGTTTTCTTTTGCTCGTTCTACGTTTACTAAATCAAGTACATCATAAATAAATGATTTTTCAACTTTGGTAGTATTTTTCTCTTGAGAATCTAGTGTTCGTATTACAAATACTGCCATTTGCGCTCGTGTTACATACCCATTAGGTGAAAATTCAGTTGGAGATATGCCAGTCGTAATATTAGAAGCTACTAGTTTAGTAACATAAGTGGTTGCCCAATGATGATAAGGAAGATCATCGAACACTTTATTAGAAACGCCTTCAATATTAAAAGCCTCTACTAATATTTTTGCCATTTGAGCTCGAGTCAAAGGGTTGTTCGGATTAAATTCTTCATTTCTACCAAAAACTTCTTCATCTACTAGCGCAGCTATGTATGGGTAGGCAGAATTTGATGTGCTTACATCTACAAAATGTGGATTTGGGCGATTACTTAAATCAATATTTAGTGCTCTTCCTATTATCACTGCGGCATGAGCTCTAGTAATATAGTCATTCGGAAGAAATGAACCATCTGGATAACCATTAATAACTCCTTGTGAAGCTAAACCTTCTATTTCTTCCTTAGCCCAATGATTAGACGGAACATCAGAAAACACTATACTAGCATGGACTTGATTAGAATTGAAGCCAACTGTTAACAGTGCGATTGCTAGGAATATTTGAGCTATCTTTTGAAAACCTGTCATCTTCTCATCTCCTTTTCCATTCGTTATTTTTAAGGTGGTTTAATAGCTATACAGAAATTAGATCTGAAAAATCTATTAGTATAATTATCCTCAAAAGGTATTCTATCTCATTATTAACTTTATAAAAAGGCAAGATAATAGAATTATCAATAAATGAGTAGTACGACATAGTTAACAAGTACTATGGACTAGAACGAGAGAAGAAAGCAAAAAGTAAATCGTTTATGTAAGTTCTTTATAGTTTTTCGTATATTTTGTTGAAATAGTTTCTAAACGGTATAAAAAAGAAAAGATTGAAAACGTAAAATGTTATACAAATCAAATTGACCAAAATCCAGAAAATAAAAGCGGAGTATATATTATGGGGCTGTATATTCATT contains:
- a CDS encoding flavodoxin yields the protein MSTVLIIYASMSGNTESIADLIEEGIQGEGVTVEKKDVFDVDINIIDKYNSIIFGSYTWGDGELPDEFLDFYDELTEVDLSGKDFAVFGSGDRSYKIYCGAVDIFESAILQQGGMLVQESLKIEDSPQGEEIEKCKLFGREFVRNIRK
- a CDS encoding L,D-transpeptidase family protein, which encodes MQDQTNASAENNFITRKMTIYAILFIIFITIVTGNYLFRANNPTEASAEAQLESKKLEQEIAADKNNDEIEGLNSHTNETVQENQDLSTENTTSTESSSISEASVVEVQEIVEVVEVTEPVAESASTNTEEVQSTKIESKQSSETLLSSTEASINSRKQISIQYEISKGVTLFQISKLFYNENSTEFIQSYNNITHPELDVREGMQIVVPNPDKLAVYTVQEGDTLYEVARKFYSKSNLLNYIMEYNTILNPETDVKAGINIEIPTSSGIVVHTVQQAETLYSIMNTYYQLAYYVQEISEINGNIESIKSGETLIIPNIFKQHQTAIIENSPTVNANYLIEINRSNNILIAYKNGDEFFKTTVSTGENLSTPSGMFEIITKFVEPSYTAKNIPGGDPSNPLGSRWLGLSVPGTTGRTYGIHGTINPGSIGEYVTQGCVRMENEKIEWLFDRIPIGTKVKIV
- a CDS encoding MFS transporter, yielding MNQTTKVILFSAFWMNLAGFAVISFFAVYLSNTLYYSVVETGTVLSLIVLTSSGLPLLTGGLGDKYGYKNLMGLGLLIRGTGFIILAMSESFYFVSCGAALIGVGSACYEPSSRAFFSSIKQEDLKKRVFTNLNLSLNAGAIIGPLMGGVLLFVNPSYPFVISGILFYILFVVQLMLIKRSDYTMSLRPSILVSVKHIAKNKKYILYCAAMIFFWFMFSQLTVSIPLHMYNLTSSERYVSLVITINAITGLIVMIMIKQLFLRMHIYSLLTIGVLTMSFSLLMISFISSPYWLLICIVVFTIGETFVLPSSDIAISEFTYGQFQGSYFGFFEISFAIGATLGNFTGTFLLKTFPNSMLPWIIFSSVGVINFVLLTILRRTSAASPVMKEEVV
- a CDS encoding DUF6526 family protein — translated: MKSQNFKNHVRMHPIYHYIGAPLVTVVFIATLVNLIMAIYSGEGVLTALLWLAITLGLFITFSLVRLYSTKLQDRIIRSEENFRHYTLTNTMLNSRLTIKQIIALRFASDDEFPALCERTIKENLQPKDIKKAVKHWRGDHYRV
- a CDS encoding S-layer homology domain-containing protein, whose protein sequence is MTGFQKIAQIFLAIALLTVGFNSNQVHASIVFSDVPSNHWAKEEIEGLASQGVINGYPDGSFLPNDYITRAHAAVIIGRALNIDLSNRPNPHFVDVSTSNSAYPYIAALVDEEVFGRNEEFNPNNPLTRAQMAKILVEAFNIEGVSNKVFDDLPYHHWATTYVTKLVASNITTGISPTEFSPNGYVTRAQMAVFVIRTLDSQEKNTTKVEKSFIYDVLDLVNVERAKENIHPLELSTEVTEVAQIKAEDMRDQNYFSHTSPTYGSPFDMLKQFGVQWTSAAENIAAGQSTPEEVVTGWMNSDGHRKNILSSNYTEIGIGFTEGGSHGYYWVQMFIGK